A stretch of Lathyrus oleraceus cultivar Zhongwan6 chromosome 6, CAAS_Psat_ZW6_1.0, whole genome shotgun sequence DNA encodes these proteins:
- the LOC127091423 gene encoding uncharacterized protein LOC127091423, whose product MTNSVERQKIYLHRRIGGIQMVVYEGRGHEDLYKMENRLQKELSKVMHQEELLWFQRSREKWLIEGDRNTRYYHIKVMQRKRRNKIQMIKDEEGNWIADLIQVIMIFKNLYQKLFTENTEAGFWKMSKVTYPKLDSSFGKNLSVDVNREKIKHTIFNMSPWKTPGPDGFLEIFFHKSWAYIGDSI is encoded by the coding sequence ATGACTAATTCTGTTGAGAGGCAAAAGATATATCTCCATAGAAGAATCGGTGGAATTCAAATGGTTGTTTACGAGGGAAGAGGTCATGAAGACCTTTACAAAATGGAGAACAGGTTGCAGAAGGAACTTTCTAAAGTGATGCATCAAGAAGAACTTTTGTGGTTTCAAAGGTCTAGGGAAAAGTGGCTTATAGAGGGTGACAGGAACACTCGTTACTACCACATCAAAGTTATGCAAAGAAAAAGAAGGAACAAAATTCAAATGATAAAAGACGAGGAAGGAAATTGGATAGCGGACTTAATCCAGGTGATTATGATTTTCAAGAACTTATACCAAAAGTTGTTTACTGAAAATACTGAAGCAGGATTTTGGAAAATGTCGAAAGTTACTTATCCCAAGCTAGATTCCAGCTTTGGCAAGAATTTAAGTGTTGATGTGAATAGGGAAAAGATTAAACACACCATATTCAATATGTCCCCTTGGAAGACACCTGGTCCTGATGGATTTTTGGAAATCTTCTTTCATAAATCATGGGCTTACATTGGAGATAGTATATGA
- the LOC127093441 gene encoding la-related protein 1B yields MVITTKSSSNNHPPIIAPSSSAPPEDEVVIPNFTPKTLPSPWAQVVRGGEVESPTGIHQSLPSSSSSSSSSLTTGASDQAPSSDHSSKEISTPQQSKEVSAPQPPVVENSVKTVDTSDGSDGNAGRSKKPAWNKPSNGVVIETGPVMGAESWPALSESAKISAKSIAESASKVASAEGSTSTSQAPVISHPPQRHGTSNPRPGSATNSNMPNRLRPIRPVGGINIGHGPSHTQSSLSNPPTPPPLPPFPVYQLPPVNFRNMGPSIPDSSPRDHHRNNTWDARPLVGGSPRRGSFGTRTRGDGSYHHNNYSNRRDQDRGNYVNTRDAHVSQPRMPPRGILRHPPPPPSTAAFLGPQPIAPFPNPVAYPDVYYFPAVPLDPFRGMPFFPPSPSPATVYPAAESSFSNVIVNQIDYYFSDTNLVKDEFLKQNMDEEGWVSITVIANFPRVKSLTSNVQLLLDSMKNSTVVDVKGDKLRRRYDWMKWLSSSQVQVDSGSVSPSESSYNNLAADLQTINLETTKAEGESQHSNGGDDAGNTN; encoded by the exons ATGGTTATCACTACTAAATCTTCCTCTAATAACCACCCTCCGATAATCGCGCCGTCATCGTCGGCGCCGCCGGAGGATGAGGTTGTTATCCCTAATTTCACGCCGAAAACCCTTCCTTCGCCGTGGGCTCAGGTTGTTCGCGGCGGCGAGGTGGAATCGCCTACCGGCATTCATCAATCTCTGCCTTCGTCATCGTCGTCTTCCTCGTCCTCTTTGACTACTGGTGCTTCCGATCAAGCGCCGTCTTCTGATCATTCGTCAAAGGAGATATCTACTCCGCAGCAGTCAAAGGAAGTTTCTGCTCCGCAGCCGCCGGTGGTCGAGAACTCCGTTAAGACAGTAGATACCTCCGATGGTAGTGATGGCAATGCAGGTCGTTCTAAGAAGCCTGCATGGAACAAGCCCTCTAACGGAGTCGTCATCGAGACTGGTCCTGTCATGGGTGCTGAATCCTGGCCTGCCCTTTCTGAATCCGCCAAAATTTCTGCTAAATCGATAGCTGAATCGGCCTCCAAAGTTGCTTCTGCTGAAGGATCAACTTCCACTTCTCAG GCGCCTGTAATTTCACACCCTCCTCAGAGACATGGTACTAGTAACCCTAGACCTGGTTCAGCTACAAACAGTAATATGCCCAATAGGCTAAGACCTATTAGGCCAGTGGGTGGCATCAACATTGGGCACGGTCCTTCTCATACTCAGAGTAGCTTATCCAACCCTCCTACTCCTCCACCATTGCCTCCCTTTCCTGTATATCAGCTCCCTCCAGTTAACTTTCGGAATATGGGGCCAAGTATCCCTGACTCTTCTCCAAGAGATCATCACCGAAACAATACCTGGGATGCAAGACCATTGGTAGGGGGTTCCCCTCGCAGGGGTAGTTTTGGGACTCGTACACGGGGAGATGGTTCCTATCATCATAATAATTATAGTAACAGACGTGATCAAGATCGGGGAAATTATGTGAATACTAGAGATGCTCATGTATCCCAACCAAGGATGCCTCCGAGAGGAATATTGAGGCACCCACCACCACCACCTAGTACTGCTGCATTTCTGGGTCCTCAGCCCATTGCACCCTTTCCAAACCCTGTTGCTTATCCTG ATGTGTATTACTTTCCAGCAGTCCCGTTGGATCCCTTTAGGGGCATGCCATTCTTTCCCCCCAGCCCTTCTCCTGCAACAGTCTACCCTGCTGCAGAATCTTCTTTCTCCAATGTGATAGTCAACCAGATTGATTATTACTTTAG TGATACTAATTTGGTGAAAGATGAGTTTTTAAAGCAAAATATGGATGAAGAGGGTTGGGTTTCAATAACCGTGATAGCAAACTTCCCTCGG GTTAAAAGTTTGACAAGCAACGTTCAGTTGCTTCTGGATTCAATGAAAAACTCAACTGTTGTGGACGTCAAG GGTGACAAATTGAGAAGACGTTATGACTGGATGAAATGGTTGTCCTCTTCTCAGGTTCAAGTTGATTCTGGTTCAGTTTCACCTAGTGAATCGAGCTACAATAACCTCGCTGCTGATTTGCAAACAATCAATCTGGAAACAACTAAAGCTGAAGGTGAGTCTCAACACTCTAATGGTGGCGATGATGCTGGGAACACCAATTAA
- the LOC127093442 gene encoding GDSL esterase/lipase At1g23500: protein MENLMRMRLVTIFLVLFGRVSNIAFAATTNPAYPAVFAFGDSIFDTGNNNNLATLSKCNNPPYGRDFYGGQATGRFGNGRVLSDLITASLGVKDTLPAFLNPALSDKDLPTGVCFASGGSGFDDLTANSQGGVLTMGAQLNFFQQYIAKLKAAVGPEKASDIISKALFIISAGNNDVAFAYSFTIRRTMLFNVYASSLVTVGQNFLKSLYQLGARHVWVLSTIPLGCLPAARTQLGGALRSCVDFENGLAQMYNGMLSAGVSSLKASLPDYDLKFVDVYTPMLNIIQNPFASGFYNVWNGCCGTGTFEMGAQCNLLTFQCPSTAAYFFWDVAHPTERAYQLTVAQILQAQNYDLTSYHISKALHPLNVSSLSFNN from the exons ATGGAGAACTTAATGAGAATGAGATTAGTGACAATTTTTCTTGTTTTATTTGGAAGAGTATCAAATATTGCATTTGCAGCAACTACCAATCCAGCATATCCTGCAGTGTTTGCATTTGGCGACTCAATCTTTGATACAGGAAATAATAACAACCTTGCAACTCTATCAAAATGCAACAATCCTCCCTACGGAAGAGATTTCTATGGCGGACAAGCTACCGGAAGATTCGGCAACGGCCGAGTTCTATCCGATTTGATAA CTGCATCTTTGGGAGTGAAAGATACATTACCAGCATTCTTAAACCCGGCTTTATCCGATAAAGATCTTCCTACTGGAGTATGCTTTGCATCAGGAGGTTCAGGGTTTGATGATTTGACAGCAAACTCGCAG GGAGGAGTTTTGACAATGGGGGCTCAACTGAATTTTTTCCAACAATACATAGCAAAGTTGAAAGCAGCAGTTGGACCAGAAAAAGCTTCGGACATCATATCCAAAGCTTTGTTTATAATATCAGCAGGAAACAATGATGTTGCATTCGCTTATTCTTTTACTATTAGAAGAACTATGCTCTTTAATGTATATGCCAGTTCTTTAGTTACAGTAGGTCAAAATTTCCTCAAG AGTTTATATCAACTCGGAGCAAGACATGTGTGGGTTCTAAGTACAATACCATTGGGATGTTTACCTGCAGCTAGAACTCAACTGGGAGGAGCATTAAGGTCATGCGTGGATTTTGAGAATGGATTAGCACAAATGTACAATGGCATGTTATCGGCCGGAGTTTCAAGTCTTAAAGCTTCTCTTCCCGATTACGATCTTAAATTCGTCGATGTCTATACTCCAATGCTTAATATCATACAGAATCCTTTCGCATCAG ggttttataaTGTGTGGAATGGTTGCTGTGGAACTGGAACATTTGAAATGGGAGCACAATGCAACTTGTTAACGTTCCAATGTCCAAGTACTGCGGCTTATTTTTTCTGGGATGTTGCTCATCCTACAGAGAGAGCTTATCAACTCACTGTTGCTCAAATACTACAAGCTCAAAACTATGATCTTACTAGTTACCATATTTCCAAAGCTCTTCATCCTTTGAATGTATCAAGTCTTAGTTTTAATAATTGA